In Lutra lutra chromosome 5, mLutLut1.2, whole genome shotgun sequence, a single genomic region encodes these proteins:
- the CNOT8 gene encoding CCR4-NOT transcription complex subunit 8 isoform X1 — MCRAFLASAASELLRGRAPSPPEAASSLSDQPTAYPLTESAESDLPSFFKMPAALVENSQVICEVWASNLEEEMRKIREIVLSYSYIAMDTEFPGVVVRPIGEFRSSIDYQYQLLRCNVDLLKIIQLGLTFTNEKGEYPSGINTWQFNFKFNLTEDMYSQDSIDLLANSGLQFQKHEEEGIDTLHFAELLMTSGVVLCDNVKWLSFHSGYDFGYMVKLLTDSRLPEEEHEFFHILNLFFPSIYDVKYLMKSCKNLKGGLQEVADQLDLQRIGRQHQAGSDSLLTGMAFFRMKELFFEDSIDDAKYCGRLYGLGTGVAQKQNEDVDSAQEKMSILAIINNMQQ, encoded by the exons ATGTGCAGAGCCTTCCTAGCGTCCGCCGCCTCCGAGCTCCTCAGAGGCCGGGCTCCTTCCCCACCGGAGGCCGCGTCTTCTTT ATCAGATCAACCAACGGCTTACCCTCTTACAGAGTCAGCTGAAAGTGACTTACCAAGTTTCTTCAAGATGCCTGCAGCACTTGTGGAGAACAGCCAAGTTATCTGTGAAGTCTGGGCCAGCAATCtagaagaagagatgaggaagatcCGAGAAATTGTGCTCAGTTACAGTTATATTGCTATG GACACAGAATTTCCAGGTGTTGTGGTACGACCAATTGGTGAATTTCGTAGTTCCATAGATTACCAGTATCAGCTTTTACGGTGCAATGTTGACCTTCTAAAAATTATCCAGCTGGGCCTTACATTCACAAATGAAAAGGGAGAATATCCTTCTGGAATCAACACTTGGCAGTTCAACTTCAAATTTAATCTTAC AGAGGACATGTACTCCCAGGATTCCATAGATCTCCTCGCTAACTCTGGACTGCAATTTCAGAAGCATGAAGAGGAAGGGATTGACACATTGCATTTTGCAGAGCTGCTTATGACATCAGGGGTGGTTCTCTGTGACAACGTCAAATGGCTTTCGTTTCATAG TGGCTATGATTTTGGCTACATGGTAAAGTTACTTACGGATTCTCGTTTGCCAGAAGAGGAACATGAATTCTTTCATATTCTGAACCTTTTTTTCCCATCCATTTATGATGTGAAATACCTGATGAAGAGCTGCAAAAATCTTAAG GGTGGTCTTCAGGAAGTTGCTGATCAGTTGGATTTGCAGAGAATTGGAAGGCAACACCAGGCAGGCTCAGACTCGCTGCTGACAGGAATGGCGTTCTTCAGGATGAAAGAG TTGTTTTTTGAGGACAGTATTGATGATGCCAAATACTGTGGGCGACTCTATGGCCTAGGCACAGGAGTGGCCCAGAAGCAGAATGAGGATGTGGACTCTGCCCAGGAGAAGATGAGCATTCTGGCTATCATCAACAACATGCAGCAGTGA
- the CNOT8 gene encoding CCR4-NOT transcription complex subunit 8 isoform X2: protein MPAALVENSQVICEVWASNLEEEMRKIREIVLSYSYIAMDTEFPGVVVRPIGEFRSSIDYQYQLLRCNVDLLKIIQLGLTFTNEKGEYPSGINTWQFNFKFNLTEDMYSQDSIDLLANSGLQFQKHEEEGIDTLHFAELLMTSGVVLCDNVKWLSFHSGYDFGYMVKLLTDSRLPEEEHEFFHILNLFFPSIYDVKYLMKSCKNLKGGLQEVADQLDLQRIGRQHQAGSDSLLTGMAFFRMKELFFEDSIDDAKYCGRLYGLGTGVAQKQNEDVDSAQEKMSILAIINNMQQ from the exons ATGCCTGCAGCACTTGTGGAGAACAGCCAAGTTATCTGTGAAGTCTGGGCCAGCAATCtagaagaagagatgaggaagatcCGAGAAATTGTGCTCAGTTACAGTTATATTGCTATG GACACAGAATTTCCAGGTGTTGTGGTACGACCAATTGGTGAATTTCGTAGTTCCATAGATTACCAGTATCAGCTTTTACGGTGCAATGTTGACCTTCTAAAAATTATCCAGCTGGGCCTTACATTCACAAATGAAAAGGGAGAATATCCTTCTGGAATCAACACTTGGCAGTTCAACTTCAAATTTAATCTTAC AGAGGACATGTACTCCCAGGATTCCATAGATCTCCTCGCTAACTCTGGACTGCAATTTCAGAAGCATGAAGAGGAAGGGATTGACACATTGCATTTTGCAGAGCTGCTTATGACATCAGGGGTGGTTCTCTGTGACAACGTCAAATGGCTTTCGTTTCATAG TGGCTATGATTTTGGCTACATGGTAAAGTTACTTACGGATTCTCGTTTGCCAGAAGAGGAACATGAATTCTTTCATATTCTGAACCTTTTTTTCCCATCCATTTATGATGTGAAATACCTGATGAAGAGCTGCAAAAATCTTAAG GGTGGTCTTCAGGAAGTTGCTGATCAGTTGGATTTGCAGAGAATTGGAAGGCAACACCAGGCAGGCTCAGACTCGCTGCTGACAGGAATGGCGTTCTTCAGGATGAAAGAG TTGTTTTTTGAGGACAGTATTGATGATGCCAAATACTGTGGGCGACTCTATGGCCTAGGCACAGGAGTGGCCCAGAAGCAGAATGAGGATGTGGACTCTGCCCAGGAGAAGATGAGCATTCTGGCTATCATCAACAACATGCAGCAGTGA